Proteins from a genomic interval of Kitasatospora herbaricolor:
- a CDS encoding IS30 family transposase, with amino-acid sequence MGVARTVGVERGGLAGLRERFLARLDAVGNVTVVARELGVNRNTAFGWARKAGRGSVRVSRRHPGRREYERLRAGGVARREAARRVGVNERTAKDWDRGVKKSGTARTYPDGRRVDYAAGTVTMCGVTTAPVGLAALDKQLHPRFLTLSERERIRDLRASGHSLRAIGRALGRPASTIKRELDANSGSEGYHPYAAHRAAAARRPRPKERKLLREGRLRRFVGDALRRRWSPEQICHALLREHPNDESMRVSVETIYQALYFQARGGLKREVQAAVRSGRTRRKPHRDPDRRTPRFTDPMLMISERPAGIEDRAVPGHWEGDLIIGANGRSAIATLVERTTRYTMLVHLPGAAHDAETVRDGLVRTVQTLPAHLRGSLTWDQGSEMARHKQFTMATGMPVYFCDPASPWQRGSNENTNGLLRQYFPKGTDLSIHSPEDLEHVAQELNGRPRKTLDWDNPAERLRDLLTT; translated from the coding sequence ATGGGAGTTGCGAGGACCGTGGGCGTTGAGCGTGGTGGTCTCGCAGGGTTGAGGGAGCGGTTCCTTGCGCGGTTGGATGCCGTGGGGAACGTGACTGTGGTGGCGCGTGAGCTGGGCGTGAACCGGAACACTGCCTTCGGCTGGGCCCGGAAGGCGGGGCGGGGTTCGGTGCGCGTATCGCGGCGGCATCCGGGACGGCGTGAGTACGAGCGGCTCCGAGCCGGTGGGGTCGCACGTCGCGAGGCGGCCCGGCGGGTCGGTGTGAACGAGCGCACGGCCAAGGACTGGGACCGGGGCGTCAAGAAGAGCGGCACCGCACGGACCTATCCCGACGGCCGCCGTGTCGACTACGCGGCGGGGACCGTCACGATGTGCGGTGTGACCACAGCACCGGTGGGCCTGGCCGCCCTGGACAAGCAGCTCCACCCGAGGTTCCTGACGCTGTCCGAGCGCGAGCGGATCCGCGATCTGCGCGCGTCGGGCCACTCGTTGCGGGCGATCGGACGGGCCCTGGGCCGGCCGGCGAGCACGATCAAGCGGGAGCTCGACGCGAACTCCGGCAGCGAGGGCTACCACCCCTACGCGGCCCACCGGGCGGCCGCCGCACGCCGGCCCCGACCCAAGGAACGCAAACTGCTGCGCGAGGGCCGACTGCGCCGCTTCGTCGGGGACGCACTGCGCAGACGCTGGTCACCCGAGCAGATCTGCCACGCTCTGCTCAGGGAGCATCCCAACGACGAGAGCATGCGGGTGAGCGTGGAGACCATCTACCAGGCGCTGTATTTCCAGGCCCGTGGCGGCCTGAAACGCGAGGTCCAGGCCGCGGTCCGCTCCGGCCGCACCCGCCGCAAGCCGCACCGCGACCCCGACCGGCGCACCCCGCGCTTCACCGATCCGATGCTGATGATCAGCGAGCGCCCCGCCGGCATCGAGGACCGGGCGGTGCCCGGCCACTGGGAAGGCGACCTGATCATCGGCGCGAACGGCCGCTCCGCGATCGCCACCCTGGTCGAACGCACCACGCGCTACACGATGCTCGTCCATCTGCCCGGCGCAGCCCACGACGCCGAAACCGTCCGCGACGGCCTCGTCCGCACCGTCCAGACCCTGCCCGCACACCTACGCGGCTCCCTCACCTGGGACCAGGGCAGCGAAATGGCACGCCACAAGCAGTTCACCATGGCCACCGGCATGCCCGTCTACTTCTGCGACCCCGCCTCGCCCTGGCAACGCGGCTCCAACGAGAACACCAACGGACTCCTGCGCCAGTACTTCCCCAAAGGCACAGACCTGAGCATCCACAGCCCCGAAGACCTCGAACACGTCGCCCAGGAACTCAACGGCCGCCCACGCAAGACGCTCGACTGGGACAACCCAGCCGAGCGCCTACGTGATCTACTCACCACCTAA
- a CDS encoding phosphotransferase: MTETITPRPLYTSTAVRPQWTDLPPWVRELIGRRLGGPVAAGSSAGGGFTPGFAALVRGPAGAEFVKAVDAVTHPDIADCYRREAAINRALPAGVPAPALRWVEESAGWVVLGFDPVPGARMPADPWHPEELAAALDACAALAEALAGPSPDLLALGLKPLRPEPGEDDFDDWRRLAGGAPGAELLPGWFPAGLIEPLAALEEHWIAATAGDAVLHEDLRRDNIVLDADGRAWICDWNWPRLGASWFDLTLLLATARADGHDADRLFAAHPAARDAAPDQLDSALAALTGYFLRSGGQPDPPSGSRMLRRHQTWSGEVTLRWLAERRGWRV, from the coding sequence ATGACCGAGACGATCACGCCCCGCCCGCTGTACACCAGCACCGCCGTCCGCCCGCAGTGGACGGATCTGCCGCCGTGGGTGCGGGAGCTGATCGGGCGGCGGCTCGGCGGGCCGGTGGCGGCGGGGTCCAGCGCCGGCGGCGGCTTCACCCCGGGCTTCGCGGCCCTGGTGCGCGGTCCGGCCGGAGCGGAGTTCGTCAAGGCGGTCGACGCCGTGACGCACCCGGACATCGCGGACTGCTACCGGCGGGAGGCCGCGATCAACCGGGCGCTGCCGGCCGGTGTGCCCGCGCCCGCGCTGCGCTGGGTCGAGGAGAGCGCCGGCTGGGTGGTGCTCGGCTTCGACCCGGTGCCGGGGGCCCGGATGCCCGCCGACCCCTGGCACCCCGAGGAGCTGGCCGCGGCGCTGGACGCCTGCGCCGCCCTGGCCGAGGCGCTGGCAGGCCCCTCGCCGGACCTGCTGGCCCTCGGCCTGAAACCGCTGCGGCCCGAGCCCGGGGAGGACGACTTCGACGACTGGCGCAGGCTGGCCGGCGGCGCTCCCGGCGCCGAGCTGCTGCCCGGCTGGTTCCCGGCCGGGCTGATCGAGCCGCTGGCCGCCCTGGAGGAGCACTGGATCGCGGCGACCGCCGGCGACGCCGTCCTGCACGAGGACCTGCGCCGGGACAACATCGTCCTGGACGCCGACGGGCGGGCCTGGATCTGTGACTGGAACTGGCCCCGGCTGGGCGCGAGCTGGTTCGACCTGACGCTGCTGCTGGCCACCGCCCGCGCCGACGGCCACGACGCCGACCGGCTGTTCGCCGCGCACCCCGCCGCCCGGGACGCGGCGCCGGACCAGCTGGACTCCGCATTGGCCGCCCTGACCGGGTACTTCCTGCGGTCGGGCGGGCAGCCCGACCCGCCGTCCGGGTCCCGGATGCTGCGCCGCCACCAGACCTGGAGCGGCGAGGTCACCCTGCGCTGGCTGGCCGAGCGCCGCGGCTGGCGGGTCTGA
- a CDS encoding MFS transporter, translated as MTSTVPVSVQDRLGLPDTTGRRRLVGAHLVDSLGTGLLLAFTVLFFTRTTGLGVAAVGAAITLARLLALPTAILTGPLIDRYGARQVAACGNALSAVAYGGFLLAHHAWQIVLVSLLAQAGAVAYWTSSTGLVVLAAAGGERTRWFALVQTLRNAGLGIGGALGSLVVVGSGTGGLRLLVLLNALSYAGATVLLAGWRPAAVPGGPAAPAPAGAAPAAGGYRRVLRDGRYVLLVGINLCSVFGSMIISMLLAVYLTEGLHQQAWVAGSLLVMNGVQVVLTQSVVARRLERFRPTRVLAAASLVNAVAFALFALMASAPGWAVLAGLHAAMFLFNAAETMATPFAEDLSVGLADPALRGRYLAVYQLSWNTGQALAPGLLTLLLVRGTLWPWAFLAALAVAAVPALLLLERLVAPAGRLVAPAGASRPPVGGAGGARRAGCPAGSKAGSGTMPSA; from the coding sequence ATGACCAGCACCGTCCCCGTATCCGTCCAGGACCGCCTCGGCCTCCCGGACACCACCGGCCGGCGCCGGCTCGTCGGCGCCCACCTCGTCGACAGCCTCGGCACCGGACTCCTGCTCGCCTTCACCGTCCTCTTCTTCACCCGCACGACCGGCCTCGGCGTGGCCGCCGTCGGCGCCGCCATCACCCTCGCCCGGCTGCTCGCCCTGCCCACCGCGATCCTCACCGGCCCGCTGATCGACCGCTACGGCGCCCGGCAGGTCGCGGCCTGCGGCAACGCGCTCTCGGCCGTCGCCTACGGCGGCTTCCTGCTGGCCCACCATGCCTGGCAGATCGTCCTGGTCAGCCTGCTCGCCCAGGCCGGCGCGGTCGCCTACTGGACGTCCAGCACCGGCCTGGTGGTGCTGGCCGCCGCCGGGGGCGAGCGCACCCGCTGGTTCGCACTGGTGCAGACCCTGCGCAACGCCGGGCTCGGGATCGGCGGGGCGCTCGGCTCGCTGGTGGTGGTCGGCAGCGGCACGGGCGGCCTGCGACTGCTGGTGCTGCTGAACGCCCTGAGCTACGCCGGCGCGACCGTCCTGCTGGCCGGCTGGCGCCCGGCCGCGGTGCCCGGCGGCCCTGCCGCGCCCGCCCCGGCCGGTGCCGCGCCGGCGGCCGGCGGCTACCGCCGGGTGCTGCGGGACGGCCGCTACGTCCTGCTGGTCGGGATCAACCTCTGCTCGGTCTTCGGCTCGATGATCATCAGCATGCTGCTGGCCGTCTACCTCACCGAGGGCCTGCACCAGCAGGCCTGGGTGGCCGGCTCGCTGCTGGTGATGAACGGCGTCCAGGTGGTCCTCACCCAGAGCGTGGTGGCCCGCCGGCTGGAGCGGTTCCGGCCCACCCGGGTACTGGCCGCCGCGTCGCTGGTCAACGCGGTGGCCTTCGCCCTGTTCGCCCTGATGGCCTCGGCACCCGGCTGGGCCGTCCTGGCCGGCCTGCACGCCGCGATGTTCCTCTTCAACGCGGCCGAGACGATGGCCACCCCGTTCGCCGAGGACCTCAGCGTCGGCCTGGCCGACCCCGCCCTGCGAGGCCGCTACCTCGCCGTCTACCAGCTGTCCTGGAACACCGGCCAGGCGCTCGCCCCCGGGCTGCTCACCCTGCTGCTCGTCCGGGGGACGCTCTGGCCGTGGGCCTTCCTCGCGGCCCTGGCGGTGGCCGCGGTGCCGGCGTTGCTGCTGCTGGAGCGCCTGGTCGCACCCGCCGGCCGCCTCGTGGCTCCGGCCGGGGCGAGCCGACCTCCCGTCGGCGGAGCCGGCGGGGCTCGCCGCGCTGGGTGTCCGGCGGGATCGAAGGCCGGTTCCGGAACGATGCCGTCCGCATGA
- a CDS encoding ArsR/SmtB family transcription factor, with amino-acid sequence MLTLRFSAQDVAATRFACSRLLEVVTSVQVLKDPGSRAVHLPWVRRARADLARAGVEYELLSQLVPMPAWHLPDFLTPVPAATAPGMDEELAELAATAPGTVRADLAPVDRPLPPLVAALHADPVSGLARLTAEVRAYWTVAVEPYWPRIARLAEGEILHRARQMAAGGPAALFEGLHPKVSWQGGRMTVSQRRYDIEESLDGGRGLVLVPSVFVWPGCVLQTGPQAQPGVVYPPRGVATLWEGGAATPDALAGVLGRARAGLLAELESPGSTTALAQRTGLSAPNVSHHLTALHAAGLVARHRTGREVLYLLTALGQALLEGGAP; translated from the coding sequence GTGCTCACGCTGCGGTTCTCGGCCCAGGACGTGGCGGCCACCCGGTTCGCCTGCTCGCGCCTGCTGGAGGTGGTGACGAGCGTTCAGGTGCTCAAGGACCCGGGGTCGCGGGCGGTGCACCTGCCCTGGGTCCGGCGGGCCCGGGCGGATCTCGCCCGGGCGGGGGTGGAGTACGAGCTGCTGTCGCAGCTGGTGCCGATGCCGGCCTGGCACCTGCCGGACTTCCTGACCCCGGTGCCGGCCGCCACCGCGCCCGGGATGGACGAGGAACTGGCGGAGCTGGCCGCCACCGCGCCCGGGACCGTCCGTGCCGACCTGGCGCCGGTCGACCGGCCGCTGCCCCCGCTGGTGGCCGCCCTGCACGCGGACCCGGTGTCGGGGCTGGCCCGGCTGACCGCGGAGGTGCGGGCCTACTGGACGGTGGCCGTCGAGCCGTACTGGCCCCGGATCGCCCGGCTGGCGGAGGGCGAGATCCTGCACCGGGCACGGCAGATGGCGGCCGGCGGCCCGGCCGCGCTGTTCGAGGGCCTGCACCCGAAGGTCAGCTGGCAGGGCGGGCGGATGACGGTGTCCCAGCGCCGTTACGACATCGAGGAGTCGCTGGACGGCGGGCGCGGGCTGGTGCTGGTCCCGTCGGTCTTCGTATGGCCGGGTTGTGTCCTGCAGACGGGCCCGCAGGCGCAGCCCGGGGTGGTGTACCCGCCGCGCGGGGTGGCCACCCTCTGGGAGGGCGGCGCGGCGACCCCGGACGCGCTGGCCGGGGTGCTGGGCCGGGCCCGGGCCGGGCTGCTGGCGGAACTGGAGTCACCGGGCTCCACCACCGCTCTGGCGCAGCGGACCGGACTGTCGGCTCCCAACGTCTCGCACCACCTGACGGCGTTGCACGCGGCCGGCCTGGTGGCGCGCCACCGGACCGGCCGCGAGGTGCTGTACCTGCTGACGGCGCTCGGCCAGGCCCTGCTGGAGGGCGGCGCGCCCTGA
- a CDS encoding aldehyde dehydrogenase family protein, whose product MSWFSELSRQYIDGEWRTGSGSWDIVDIDPYSGDKLAAITVATAAEVDDAYRAAERAQRAWSRVNPYTRRLVFERALRVIEEREQEITEAIVSELGGTALKAAFELSLSKDVLREAMQLSLRAEGRILPSPVDGKENRLYRLPVGVVGVISPFNFPLFLSLKAVAPALALGNGVVLKPHQNTPIVGGTLIARIFEEAGLPGGLLNVLVTDIAEIGDAFIEHPVPKVISFTGSDTVGRHVATVAASHFKRTVLELGGNSALIVLDDADLDYAVDAAVFSRFAHQGQVCMAANRVLVDRGVADEFTRRFVAKVASLKVGDPKDPATQIGPLINANQAESLTAEVDRAVEAGATELLRGQTVGTLMDPVVLGGIPADAPILQRELFGPVVLVVPFDGEDEAVRIANDTPFGLSGAVHTGDVERGVRLAQRIETGMIHINDGTIHDEPVVPFGGEKNSGVGRLNGEATVEAFTTVKWISIQHGRSRFPF is encoded by the coding sequence ATGTCCTGGTTTTCGGAACTGTCGCGTCAGTACATCGACGGTGAATGGCGTACGGGCTCCGGCTCCTGGGACATCGTCGACATCGACCCGTACAGCGGGGACAAGCTCGCCGCCATCACCGTCGCAACGGCCGCCGAGGTCGACGACGCCTACCGCGCCGCCGAGCGCGCCCAGCGGGCCTGGAGCCGGGTCAACCCGTACACGCGGCGGCTGGTCTTCGAGCGGGCCCTGCGGGTGATCGAGGAGCGAGAGCAGGAGATCACCGAGGCGATCGTCTCCGAACTCGGCGGCACCGCCCTCAAGGCGGCCTTCGAACTCTCGCTCTCCAAGGACGTGCTCCGCGAGGCGATGCAGCTCTCGCTGCGCGCCGAGGGCCGGATCCTGCCCTCGCCGGTGGACGGCAAGGAGAACCGCCTCTACCGCCTGCCGGTCGGCGTGGTCGGGGTGATCAGCCCGTTCAACTTCCCGCTGTTCCTGTCGTTGAAGGCGGTCGCCCCGGCGCTGGCCCTGGGCAACGGCGTCGTCCTCAAGCCGCACCAGAACACCCCGATCGTCGGCGGCACCCTGATCGCCAGGATCTTCGAGGAGGCGGGCCTCCCCGGCGGCCTGCTCAACGTGCTGGTCACCGACATCGCCGAGATCGGCGACGCCTTCATCGAGCACCCCGTGCCCAAGGTGATCTCCTTCACCGGCTCCGACACGGTCGGCCGGCACGTCGCCACCGTGGCCGCGAGCCACTTCAAGCGGACGGTGCTGGAGCTCGGCGGCAACAGCGCGCTGATCGTGCTCGACGACGCCGACCTCGACTACGCGGTGGACGCCGCCGTGTTCAGCCGCTTCGCCCACCAGGGTCAGGTCTGCATGGCGGCCAACCGGGTGCTGGTCGACCGCGGCGTCGCCGACGAGTTCACCCGGCGCTTCGTGGCCAAGGTCGCCTCGCTGAAGGTCGGCGACCCCAAGGACCCGGCCACCCAGATCGGCCCGCTGATCAACGCCAACCAGGCCGAGTCGCTGACCGCCGAGGTCGACCGGGCGGTCGAGGCCGGCGCCACCGAGCTGCTGCGCGGGCAGACCGTCGGGACGCTGATGGATCCGGTCGTGCTGGGCGGGATCCCCGCCGACGCGCCGATCCTGCAGCGCGAACTCTTCGGCCCGGTCGTCCTGGTGGTGCCCTTCGACGGGGAGGACGAGGCCGTCCGGATCGCCAACGACACGCCGTTCGGCCTCAGCGGCGCCGTCCACACGGGCGACGTGGAGCGCGGCGTCCGGCTGGCGCAGCGGATCGAGACCGGCATGATCCACATCAACGACGGCACCATCCACGACGAGCCCGTCGTGCCGTTCGGCGGGGAGAAGAACTCGGGCGTAGGGCGCCTCAACGGCGAGGCCACGGTCGAGGCCTTCACCACCGTGAAGTGGATCTCGATCCAGCACGGGCGCAGCCGCTTCCCGTTCTGA
- a CDS encoding helix-turn-helix domain-containing protein, producing the protein MGTTQTGGGTTVRRLMLGSQLRRLREASGVSREQAGYSIRASESKISRMELGRVSFKERDVADLLTLYGIRADGERTAVLGLVGEANAPSWWHGYGDVLPVWFQTYLGLEEAASGIRSYEVQFIPGLLQTAGYARAVFTRGNPAAEPAEIERRVEVRTRRRRLLTAERGPSLLAVIDEAALRRSWGGPEVMRDQIDRLAEFAELPRVDLRVMPLGVGGVRAEAGAFSLLGFPEPDLADVVYLEQFTSALYLDKPDQVAEYGRAMDRLVADSLGPEETLKLLAAVRQEL; encoded by the coding sequence ATGGGCACAACGCAGACCGGTGGCGGGACGACGGTGCGGCGCTTGATGCTGGGGTCCCAGCTGCGCCGGCTGCGGGAGGCCAGTGGTGTCTCGCGCGAGCAGGCGGGGTACTCGATCCGGGCGTCCGAGTCGAAGATCAGCCGGATGGAACTGGGGCGGGTGAGTTTCAAGGAGCGGGACGTCGCCGACCTGCTCACCCTGTACGGGATCCGTGCGGACGGGGAGCGGACGGCGGTGCTCGGGCTGGTCGGGGAGGCCAACGCGCCGTCCTGGTGGCACGGGTACGGCGATGTGCTGCCGGTCTGGTTCCAGACCTATCTGGGGCTGGAGGAGGCCGCCTCCGGGATCCGCAGCTACGAGGTGCAGTTCATCCCCGGGCTGCTGCAGACCGCCGGCTACGCGCGGGCCGTCTTCACGCGCGGCAACCCGGCGGCGGAGCCGGCGGAGATCGAGCGCCGGGTGGAGGTGCGGACGCGCCGCCGGCGGTTGCTCACGGCCGAGCGGGGGCCGAGCCTGCTGGCCGTCATCGACGAAGCGGCGCTGCGCCGCTCCTGGGGCGGTCCGGAGGTGATGCGGGACCAGATCGACCGGCTGGCCGAGTTCGCCGAGCTGCCGAGGGTCGACCTGCGGGTGATGCCGCTGGGGGTGGGCGGGGTCCGGGCGGAGGCGGGGGCCTTCTCGCTGCTGGGCTTCCCCGAGCCGGATCTGGCGGACGTGGTGTACCTGGAGCAGTTCACCAGCGCGCTGTACCTGGACAAGCCGGACCAGGTCGCCGAGTACGGCCGGGCGATGGACCGGCTGGTGGCCGACAGCCTGGGCCCCGAGGAGACGTTGAAGCTGCTGGCGGCGGTCCGTCAGGAGCTGTGA
- a CDS encoding glutamate synthase subunit beta: MADPKGFLTTPKQLAERRPVDVRIRDWNEVYVERSLLPIITKQAGRCMDCGIPFCHNGCPLGNLIPEWNDLAYRDDWSGAIERLHATNNFPEFTGRLCPAPCESACVLGINQDAVTIKNVEVTIIDKAWDNGGVTPQVPERLSGKTVAVVGSGPAGLAVAQQLTRAGHTVVVYERADRIGGLLRYGIPEFKMEKRHINRRVEQMRAEGTRFRTGVSVGEDITGQQLRERFDAVVVAAGATTARDLPVPGRELKGIHQAMEYLPLANKVQEGDFVETPISAKGKHVVVIGGGDTGADCLGTALRQGAASVTQLEIMPRPGDDRPTGQPWPTMPMLYKVTSAHEEGGERVYSVNTTHFTGDEDGNVQELHLVEVEFKDGRFQPVEGTERSIPAQLVTLAMGFTGTDTANGLVEQLGVDLDARGNINRDGAFATNVDGVYVCGDAGRGQSLIVWAIAEGRSAAAAVDKYLGGKTALPAPIRPTDRPLVV, encoded by the coding sequence ATGGCTGACCCCAAGGGCTTCCTGACCACGCCCAAGCAGCTCGCCGAGCGCCGGCCGGTCGACGTCCGGATCCGGGACTGGAACGAGGTCTACGTCGAGCGCAGCCTCCTTCCGATCATCACCAAGCAGGCCGGCCGCTGCATGGACTGCGGCATCCCGTTCTGCCACAACGGCTGTCCGCTCGGGAACCTCATCCCCGAGTGGAACGACCTGGCCTACCGGGACGACTGGTCCGGCGCCATCGAGCGCCTGCACGCGACCAACAACTTCCCGGAGTTCACCGGCCGCCTCTGCCCGGCTCCCTGCGAGTCGGCGTGCGTGCTCGGGATCAACCAGGACGCGGTGACCATCAAGAACGTCGAGGTCACCATCATCGACAAGGCCTGGGACAACGGCGGCGTCACGCCGCAGGTCCCGGAGCGCCTGTCCGGCAAGACCGTGGCCGTCGTCGGCTCCGGCCCGGCCGGCCTCGCCGTCGCCCAGCAGCTCACCCGGGCCGGGCACACGGTGGTGGTGTACGAGCGCGCCGACCGCATCGGCGGCCTGCTGCGCTACGGCATCCCCGAGTTCAAGATGGAGAAGCGCCACATCAACCGCCGCGTCGAGCAGATGCGCGCGGAGGGTACGCGCTTCCGCACCGGCGTCAGCGTCGGCGAGGACATCACCGGCCAGCAGCTGCGCGAGCGCTTCGACGCGGTCGTCGTCGCCGCCGGTGCCACCACCGCCCGCGACCTGCCCGTCCCCGGCCGGGAGCTCAAGGGCATCCACCAGGCGATGGAGTACCTGCCGCTCGCCAACAAGGTGCAGGAGGGCGACTTCGTCGAGACGCCCATCAGCGCCAAGGGCAAGCACGTCGTCGTCATCGGCGGCGGCGACACCGGCGCCGACTGCCTCGGCACCGCGCTGCGCCAGGGGGCGGCCTCGGTCACCCAGCTGGAGATCATGCCGCGCCCCGGCGACGACCGGCCCACCGGCCAGCCGTGGCCGACCATGCCGATGCTCTACAAGGTCACCTCCGCCCACGAGGAGGGCGGTGAGCGCGTGTACAGCGTGAACACCACCCACTTCACCGGCGACGAGGACGGCAACGTCCAGGAGCTCCACCTCGTCGAGGTCGAGTTCAAGGACGGCCGGTTCCAGCCGGTCGAGGGCACCGAGCGGTCCATCCCGGCCCAGCTCGTCACCCTCGCCATGGGCTTCACCGGCACCGACACCGCCAACGGCCTGGTGGAGCAGCTGGGCGTCGACCTCGACGCCCGCGGCAACATCAACCGCGACGGCGCCTTCGCCACCAACGTGGACGGCGTGTACGTCTGCGGCGACGCCGGCCGCGGCCAGTCGCTGATCGTCTGGGCCATCGCCGAGGGGCGCTCCGCCGCCGCCGCGGTGGACAAGTACCTGGGCGGCAAGACCGCGCTGCCCGCCCCGATCCGCCCGACCGACCGCCCCCTGGTGGTCTGA